One window from the genome of Candidatus Chlorohelix allophototropha encodes:
- a CDS encoding N-acetylmuramoyl-L-alanine amidase: protein MPSDPNTPDNQPTQPNSDTPSIADNQTQPNNSSAPLSDSGADQSNNSPTFGAYSDGVVFLLPPDNDQNLRPRIERDKQGEPDSAEGLLADGVFPEDDGSTSTDPNNLQESSEATSAESGSVGAFSAGGSAFDIVFKSSPNCWQGRNGLTAIAIVDHIMQGTLDATTGWFMNPSAEASTHFGVGKDGRIIQYVRLENSAWGNGPINKPDPNIEWLADAISKGINPNRLTVSIEHEGKTGEAFTETMYQATFFLHKQIIRQLNIPVDRHHIIGHYQIDSVNRPLCPGKGFPWDRLMADLKAEFNQPAANPQPATQPQGDPPGYTDLPFGPGAVAFNNAYVRAYPSFDPSIGAVQRKLTKDTMLHFDGYTDQGPAFQGSTRWYRINQQDGGGWIHARMIS from the coding sequence ATGCCTTCAGACCCAAACACGCCAGATAATCAACCCACACAACCCAATTCTGATACACCTAGTATAGCAGACAATCAAACTCAACCAAACAACTCTTCTGCACCACTTTCCGATAGTGGCGCGGATCAGAGTAATAACAGCCCAACTTTTGGCGCTTATAGCGATGGCGTGGTTTTCCTTTTACCACCCGATAATGACCAAAATCTTCGCCCACGCATAGAACGCGATAAACAAGGTGAGCCGGATTCCGCAGAAGGCTTGCTGGCAGATGGCGTATTTCCAGAGGATGACGGCAGCACTTCTACCGATCCCAATAATCTGCAAGAAAGCTCAGAGGCTACCAGTGCGGAAAGCGGTTCGGTTGGCGCATTTTCGGCAGGCGGTTCGGCTTTCGATATAGTCTTTAAAAGTAGCCCTAACTGTTGGCAAGGTCGTAATGGGCTAACCGCCATCGCAATAGTTGACCATATTATGCAAGGCACCCTCGATGCTACTACGGGTTGGTTCATGAACCCAAGCGCAGAAGCCAGTACCCATTTTGGAGTTGGTAAAGACGGTCGAATTATCCAGTACGTGCGTCTTGAAAATAGCGCGTGGGGCAACGGTCCGATAAATAAACCAGACCCAAATATTGAGTGGTTAGCAGATGCAATAAGCAAAGGCATTAACCCTAACCGATTGACAGTTTCAATTGAGCATGAAGGCAAAACAGGGGAAGCCTTTACCGAAACAATGTATCAGGCAACTTTTTTCCTCCACAAACAAATCATTCGTCAGCTTAATATTCCGGTTGACCGCCACCATATAATCGGGCATTACCAAATTGATTCGGTAAATCGCCCGCTTTGTCCCGGCAAAGGCTTCCCGTGGGATAGATTAATGGCAGATTTGAAGGCAGAGTTTAACCAACCTGCCGCCAACCCCCAACCTGCTACACAACCCCAAGGTGACCCGCCCGGCTACACCGATCTCCCGTTTGGTCCCGGCGCAGTGGCATTTAACAACGCTTATGTTCGTGCCTATCCCTCTTTCGACCCCTCAATAGGCGCGGTTCAACGAAAACTCACAAAAGATACAATGCTCCACTTTGACGGCTATACCGATCAAGGACCTGCTTTTCAGGGCAGCACTCGCTGGTACAGAATCAACCAGCAAGACGGTGGCGGTTGGATTCACGCCCGCATGATAAGCTAA
- a CDS encoding helix-turn-helix domain-containing protein: protein MLTTIMLGNKISEARKEKNLSQSQLAQQLSISSQAVGKWERGESMPDIITFNRLAEVLGVDLNYFSEGFQAANMEKASAEPSTESPSEIQEKKPSWDLSQGNWVDADFSGLKNLGEKFSASNMQRCLFIGSEMSGLLLESNNVDSCDFSNSDISNSHIQTSNLVNSSFRDCSLKEAEFSSNQIKNCDFSGADFTGAVFKVSAVLKTKMSGAIWNRTTFYATQITAIVFDGTFNDCSFENCEFSKVIFQNATLTNTFFKNKSMKRIRFINCKADKLTYAFLKSGKADITDITLLTS, encoded by the coding sequence ATGTTAACAACAATAATGTTAGGAAATAAAATTTCGGAAGCACGTAAAGAGAAAAATTTATCTCAGTCCCAACTTGCTCAACAGCTATCCATTAGTTCACAAGCAGTTGGAAAATGGGAACGCGGCGAGTCAATGCCGGACATCATTACTTTTAATCGGCTCGCGGAAGTCTTGGGGGTAGATCTGAATTATTTTTCAGAAGGCTTTCAAGCGGCAAACATGGAAAAAGCGTCCGCCGAGCCTTCGACTGAATCGCCGTCCGAAATACAGGAGAAAAAGCCTAGTTGGGATTTGTCACAGGGGAATTGGGTGGACGCGGACTTTTCCGGTTTAAAGAATCTGGGTGAAAAGTTCAGCGCTTCCAACATGCAAAGATGCCTTTTTATCGGTTCAGAAATGTCAGGGCTTCTGCTAGAAAGCAACAATGTAGATAGCTGTGACTTCTCCAATTCCGACATCAGCAACAGCCACATTCAAACTTCTAATTTAGTTAATAGTTCATTCAGAGACTGTTCTCTGAAAGAAGCTGAGTTCTCATCAAATCAGATAAAAAATTGCGATTTTTCCGGCGCCGATTTTACCGGAGCGGTCTTTAAAGTCAGTGCCGTGCTGAAAACTAAAATGTCCGGTGCAATTTGGAATCGCACCACCTTTTACGCCACACAAATTACCGCTATCGTTTTCGATGGCACATTTAACGACTGCTCTTTTGAAAACTGTGAATTTTCCAAGGTGATATTCCAGAACGCCACCCTTACCAACACTTTCTTCAAAAATAAGAGCATGAAGCGGATTCGATTTATTAACTGCAAAGCGGATAAGTTGACCTATGCTTTTTTGAAAAGCGGAAAAGCGGATATAACCGATATCACCTTGTTAACATCATAA
- a CDS encoding aldo/keto reductase, whose protein sequence is MLLATDMRRLGGSTVEVSAIGTGTWQWGDTTIWQYGANFNAIDVNAAFKASMENGISFFDTAEVYGKGLSETLLGKAVRKSEKKPIVATKYAPLPIRLNVAAFEKALDNSLKRLGLETVDLYQIHWPFSLISQSDLMNGLAKAVKAGKVRAVGISNYNAPQMKQAYSLLKQMGVPLASNQVQYNLLYRKPEANGVLETCRRLNITLIAYSPLAKGLLSGKYSGTAAQAVPGIRRFMPDFRASGLAKADSVVREVLAIALERDKTPSQVALNWLLSKDELIVAIPGAKNPRQSEQNAGAMGWRLTEDEKQRLDKVSRK, encoded by the coding sequence ATGTTGCTTGCTACTGATATGCGCCGATTAGGTGGATCGACAGTCGAGGTTTCTGCTATTGGCACAGGTACATGGCAGTGGGGCGATACTACCATCTGGCAATACGGCGCGAATTTCAATGCCATTGACGTAAATGCCGCATTTAAAGCTAGCATGGAGAATGGTATCAGTTTCTTCGACACCGCCGAGGTGTACGGCAAGGGCTTGTCTGAAACATTGCTAGGCAAAGCTGTCAGGAAAAGTGAAAAAAAGCCGATTGTCGCCACCAAGTACGCGCCTTTGCCGATACGGTTGAACGTAGCGGCTTTTGAAAAAGCGTTGGACAATAGCCTCAAGCGACTCGGTTTGGAAACGGTTGACTTATATCAGATTCACTGGCCTTTTAGCCTTATTAGTCAGTCCGATCTTATGAATGGGCTGGCAAAAGCGGTCAAAGCGGGTAAGGTTCGCGCGGTAGGTATTTCCAATTATAACGCCCCGCAAATGAAGCAGGCTTATTCGCTGCTCAAACAAATGGGAGTACCTTTGGCTTCCAATCAGGTGCAATATAACTTGCTATATCGCAAGCCAGAAGCAAACGGAGTGCTGGAAACTTGCCGCCGCTTGAACATCACACTGATTGCCTACAGTCCATTGGCAAAAGGCTTGTTGAGCGGCAAATATAGTGGAACAGCGGCACAAGCCGTACCGGGAATACGCCGTTTCATGCCCGATTTTCGAGCGTCTGGTTTGGCAAAGGCTGATTCGGTAGTTCGCGAGGTGCTGGCAATAGCTTTAGAACGCGATAAAACCCCATCACAGGTAGCCTTGAACTGGTTACTCTCAAAGGACGAACTGATTGTAGCGATTCCTGGTGCAAAGAATCCGCGTCAATCCGAACAAAATGCCGGAGCAATGGGCTGGCGACTCACCGAGGACGAGAAGCAGCGGCTAGATAAAGTGTCTCGGAAGTAG
- a CDS encoding dienelactone hydrolase family protein translates to MCYDDKAQPPIPPGAGGSAQGEELILEAADGNKFLAFAAHPAKPGKAAVLIYPDVRGLHNFYKELALRFGEIGITALAIDYFGRTAGLTSRDESFEFMPHVQQLLIDNFFQDVAAGLSYLRQQGEAGSAIFVVGFCMGGSLTLVSGTNKEFGFAGLIPFYAGLTRNFGGRGTALDLADRVSYPVLGLFGGNDPGIPVNDVNALETKLRATGIETNIKIYEGATHSFFDRRYEEFADASADAWNQILSFISSH, encoded by the coding sequence ATGTGCTATGACGATAAAGCGCAACCGCCGATTCCACCGGGTGCGGGTGGTTCGGCACAGGGCGAAGAATTGATTCTGGAAGCCGCCGACGGCAACAAGTTTTTGGCATTTGCGGCGCATCCTGCCAAGCCAGGCAAAGCGGCAGTACTGATTTATCCCGATGTGCGAGGTCTGCACAACTTTTACAAAGAATTGGCGCTACGTTTCGGGGAAATTGGCATTACCGCGCTGGCAATAGATTATTTCGGGCGTACCGCCGGGCTAACCTCACGCGATGAATCCTTCGAATTTATGCCCCATGTCCAGCAATTACTAATAGACAACTTCTTTCAGGATGTAGCAGCGGGCTTGAGTTACTTACGTCAACAAGGTGAAGCTGGTTCAGCTATATTCGTGGTGGGTTTCTGTATGGGCGGTTCGCTTACGCTGGTTAGCGGCACAAATAAAGAGTTCGGTTTCGCGGGACTAATTCCATTTTACGCCGGGCTAACTCGAAATTTTGGAGGCAGAGGCACAGCCCTTGATCTAGCGGATAGGGTGAGTTATCCGGTGCTAGGTTTGTTTGGCGGTAACGACCCCGGAATCCCTGTAAATGACGTAAATGCGCTGGAAACAAAGTTACGCGCTACTGGGATTGAAACCAATATCAAAATCTACGAAGGTGCGACTCACAGCTTCTTCGACCGTCGCTACGAAGAATTCGCCGATGCTTCCGCCGATGCATGGAATCAGATATTGAGCTTTATTTCATCTCATTAA
- the ruvX gene encoding Holliday junction resolvase RuvX — MRYLALDLGRKRIGLALSDETGLISSPAGVIQVRHSEQVFTEIESLVKQNEVGKLIIGLPIQLNGREGIEAERARVFAAELGGRISVPVDFMDERLSSVEAERRLIDSGKRGQKIRDNIDATAAALILQTYLDRERRRK; from the coding sequence ATGAGATACCTTGCTCTTGATCTGGGTCGCAAGCGAATCGGGCTTGCGCTCAGTGATGAAACTGGTTTGATTTCATCCCCTGCGGGTGTAATTCAGGTTAGACATTCTGAACAGGTATTTACAGAAATCGAATCATTGGTGAAACAAAATGAGGTGGGCAAGCTTATTATAGGCTTGCCCATTCAGTTAAATGGGCGCGAAGGAATAGAAGCCGAACGCGCCCGTGTGTTTGCCGCCGAACTGGGGGGACGCATTTCGGTACCCGTAGATTTTATGGACGAACGCTTGAGCAGTGTTGAAGCGGAACGCCGTTTGATTGATTCGGGTAAGCGAGGGCAGAAGATAAGAGATAATATTGACGCCACTGCTGCTGCCCTGATTTTACAAACTTACCTCGACCGAGAACGCCGCCGGAAATAA
- the alaS gene encoding alanine--tRNA ligase, whose protein sequence is MRSREIRQTYVDYFVKNGHLHLPSSSLVPPSGDKTVLLTTAGMQQMTPFFLGVQTPPHRRLTTVQKCFRTVDIDEVGDPSHLTFFEMLGNFSVGEYFKEGAVSFAWELLTQVFKLPEDKLYPSIFPTDEEALELWTKMIGLPASRITRIEDNWWGPVGKTGPCGPDSEIYYDLGPEFDPDPDARVGDSPRYLEIWNLVFMQFNRDTHGVDTPLPRKNIDTGMGLERLSLVLQGVSSIYSTDLFQPIIQRAADITGKRYGANEKDDISLRVIADHSRAATMLITDGVLPGNVDRGYILRRILRRAIRYGRLLGQDKPFMHHTSQVVMDMLGDIYPEIIERKNHVFAVLADEEEKFGHTLQMGLNRFEILIENNPLDTKIVSGEDVFDLLATHGFPPDLTRELAEERGFEIDWEGFERAKQKHSEASTNPDRWKVARVDLEDYKALGLQKTPFKGYETTSLETEVLAVLVNGKRVKSADAGQDAEIVLAQTPFYVESGGQISDTGYIETEFGRIEIENTYKPVGDVVAHQGKVVEGFIGEGQKARAVVDEVRRLDTARNHTGTHILHQALKDVLGNNVGQAGSLVSPERLRFDFTFPNQVTAEQLVQVEQIVNDKIRASLPVTVNVLPIDEAKKSGAVMMFGEKYGEVVRILSVGDYSKEFCGGTHLQNSGQIGLLLISNEGSVGSGLRRIEAVTGRGAEKYIGERLQLVDKLASVLQARPEQLVDEAIELKRKLRDTERELALLQQKQALAESSELLKSVVEVEGVRVLSAKVNAPNADVLRSIGDKLRDSLKSGVVAIGAVIKEKPSLLVMVTPDLVERGLNAGKIIAPIAEKVGGRAGGRPNMAQGGGNDPEKLDEALSLTIGLVRGTIK, encoded by the coding sequence ATGCGTAGTCGAGAAATCCGACAAACTTATGTAGACTACTTTGTCAAAAACGGGCATTTGCATTTGCCCAGTTCTTCGCTTGTCCCACCTTCCGGTGACAAGACGGTTCTGTTGACGACTGCCGGGATGCAACAAATGACTCCCTTCTTTCTGGGTGTCCAAACGCCTCCTCACCGCCGTCTCACGACCGTACAGAAGTGTTTTCGCACCGTTGACATTGATGAAGTGGGTGACCCAAGCCATCTGACATTTTTTGAAATGCTCGGAAACTTTTCAGTTGGCGAATATTTCAAAGAAGGGGCAGTTTCCTTCGCGTGGGAATTGCTGACTCAAGTTTTTAAACTGCCGGAAGATAAACTCTACCCCTCAATTTTTCCTACCGATGAAGAGGCGCTAGAGTTATGGACTAAAATGATCGGTCTTCCTGCCAGCCGCATTACCAGAATTGAAGATAACTGGTGGGGTCCGGTGGGTAAAACCGGTCCGTGCGGACCTGACAGCGAAATCTATTATGATTTAGGACCTGAGTTCGACCCTGACCCCGATGCGCGGGTTGGTGATTCGCCGCGTTATCTTGAAATTTGGAATCTGGTGTTTATGCAGTTCAACCGCGATACGCATGGGGTGGATACTCCGCTGCCGCGCAAGAATATTGACACCGGAATGGGTCTGGAACGCCTGAGTCTGGTTTTGCAAGGTGTTAGCTCAATTTATAGCACCGATTTATTCCAGCCGATTATCCAACGCGCCGCCGATATTACCGGAAAACGTTATGGGGCGAATGAGAAAGATGATATAAGCCTACGGGTTATTGCCGATCATAGCCGCGCTGCCACCATGCTGATTACCGATGGAGTGCTGCCCGGTAACGTGGACAGAGGTTATATCTTGCGCCGGATTTTGCGCCGTGCTATTCGCTACGGACGGTTGTTAGGTCAGGATAAACCCTTTATGCATCATACCAGCCAAGTTGTAATGGATATGCTGGGCGATATTTACCCTGAGATTATCGAGCGCAAGAACCATGTGTTCGCGGTATTGGCGGATGAGGAAGAGAAATTCGGGCATACCTTACAAATGGGCTTGAACCGTTTTGAGATACTTATCGAAAATAACCCGCTTGATACCAAAATTGTCAGTGGTGAGGATGTTTTCGACCTATTGGCTACACATGGCTTCCCGCCCGATCTAACACGCGAACTTGCCGAGGAACGCGGTTTTGAAATTGACTGGGAAGGTTTTGAGCGGGCGAAGCAAAAGCATTCTGAAGCCAGTACTAATCCCGATCGCTGGAAGGTAGCGCGGGTTGACCTAGAGGATTATAAAGCGCTAGGTTTGCAGAAAACTCCTTTCAAGGGCTATGAAACTACCAGTTTGGAAACTGAAGTGCTGGCAGTGCTGGTCAATGGAAAGCGTGTCAAGAGTGCCGATGCAGGGCAAGACGCTGAAATTGTGCTGGCGCAAACGCCCTTTTATGTAGAAAGCGGCGGTCAGATAAGCGATACGGGCTATATCGAAACTGAGTTTGGGCGGATAGAGATTGAAAATACCTACAAACCGGTTGGCGATGTAGTAGCACATCAGGGTAAGGTAGTGGAAGGCTTTATCGGTGAGGGGCAAAAAGCTCGCGCCGTAGTGGATGAAGTGCGCCGCCTAGATACTGCTCGCAACCACACCGGCACGCATATTCTGCATCAGGCTTTGAAGGATGTGCTTGGAAATAATGTAGGGCAAGCCGGTTCGTTGGTTTCACCGGAGCGGTTGCGCTTCGACTTTACCTTCCCAAATCAGGTAACTGCCGAGCAATTGGTACAGGTTGAGCAAATTGTAAATGACAAAATCCGCGCCAGTTTGCCCGTAACGGTTAATGTGCTGCCCATTGATGAAGCTAAAAAGAGCGGCGCCGTAATGATGTTCGGTGAAAAGTACGGTGAGGTAGTGCGCATTCTTAGCGTTGGGGATTATAGCAAGGAATTTTGTGGCGGAACGCATCTCCAGAATAGCGGTCAAATCGGCTTGCTGCTTATTTCTAACGAAGGAAGCGTTGGAAGCGGGTTGCGGCGAATTGAAGCGGTTACCGGCAGAGGCGCGGAAAAATATATCGGAGAACGGTTGCAACTGGTAGACAAGCTAGCGAGTGTATTGCAAGCTCGCCCTGAACAACTAGTTGATGAAGCAATCGAACTTAAACGAAAATTACGTGACACCGAACGCGAACTGGCATTGCTCCAACAAAAGCAGGCGCTGGCAGAGTCCAGTGAGCTTTTAAAGAGTGTGGTTGAGGTTGAAGGTGTCAGGGTATTGTCGGCTAAGGTAAATGCGCCCAATGCTGACGTGCTGCGAAGCATCGGCGATAAACTGCGCGATAGCCTCAAGAGCGGAGTTGTGGCTATTGGGGCGGTTATCAAGGAAAAACCCTCTTTGCTGGTGATGGTTACGCCTGATCTCGTAGAGCGAGGTTTAAACGCCGGAAAGATTATTGCGCCAATAGCAGAGAAGGTTGGTGGTCGGGCTGGCGGTCGCCCTAATATGGCGCAGGGTGGCGGAAACGACCCGGAGAAACTCGATGAAGCTCTATCCCTCACGATAGGGTTGGTTCGGGGCACTATTAAATAA
- a CDS encoding slipin family protein, producing MNYRQPYNVVNSGMPGRNTVGCALGLIMTVLGASVSFALLKFPLPEKIEPSVFFPAMIPLIVGFIIGYLMYLSLRVARQWEKAIVLRLGRYSHTAGPGIFFLLPIVDTIAAMIDSRVQLTPFKAEQTLSRDTVPVDVDAVLFWFVWDAQRASLAVSDYAQAVSWAAQTALRDTIGKTELSALLAGRSQIEFELKKIIDERTEPWGITVQSVEMRDVLIPVALQDAMSKEAQAQRERHARVILSQAEVEVAQKFNQAAEIYASSPTALSLRSMNMLADAIKERGALVIVPNNAVETLGLGTISGFSALAQTQLKQSGITPPEPILDMRPPEVPPQMPRQMPPQQPGNPSPYSPWPPNQPPKI from the coding sequence ATGAATTATCGTCAACCTTATAACGTTGTAAATAGCGGAATGCCCGGTAGAAACACTGTAGGATGTGCCCTTGGTCTTATCATGACTGTGTTGGGAGCAAGTGTTTCATTTGCCTTATTGAAATTCCCATTACCTGAAAAAATCGAGCCTTCGGTCTTTTTTCCGGCTATGATACCCTTGATAGTCGGTTTTATCATTGGCTACCTAATGTATCTTTCGCTGCGGGTAGCACGCCAATGGGAAAAAGCTATAGTCTTGCGGTTAGGGCGTTACAGCCATACTGCCGGACCCGGCATCTTTTTCCTTTTACCCATTGTGGACACCATAGCGGCAATGATTGATAGCCGGGTACAACTTACCCCCTTCAAAGCAGAACAAACCTTGAGCCGTGATACCGTTCCGGTTGATGTCGATGCAGTGCTGTTCTGGTTTGTGTGGGACGCGCAACGAGCTTCGTTAGCTGTCTCCGATTACGCACAGGCAGTAAGTTGGGCAGCCCAGACCGCGTTAAGGGATACTATCGGCAAAACTGAATTGTCGGCTTTGCTGGCAGGACGCAGCCAAATCGAATTTGAACTTAAGAAAATAATTGATGAGAGAACCGAACCATGGGGTATAACGGTGCAATCGGTGGAGATGCGCGATGTGCTGATTCCGGTTGCGCTCCAAGATGCCATGTCCAAAGAGGCACAGGCGCAACGAGAACGTCATGCTCGTGTTATTCTCAGCCAAGCCGAAGTGGAAGTGGCGCAAAAGTTTAATCAAGCAGCGGAGATTTACGCTTCCAGCCCTACCGCTTTGAGCCTGCGTTCGATGAATATGCTGGCAGATGCGATCAAAGAGCGGGGCGCGTTGGTAATCGTCCCCAATAATGCAGTTGAAACCCTCGGTTTAGGTACAATCAGCGGGTTTAGCGCCTTGGCACAAACTCAGCTAAAACAAAGCGGTATTACACCCCCTGAACCTATCTTGGATATGCGACCGCCCGAAGTACCGCCGCAAATGCCGCGTCAGATGCCGCCTCAACAACCGGGTAATCCTAGCCCCTACTCACCGTGGCCACCAAACCAGCCGCCCAAAATTTAA
- a CDS encoding sugar phosphorylase, translating into MVGIGQIKQKLEFIYGAQLGQETFDKLEKLLLKYAFLKERPPNPAGRFSEKDAILITYGDQVQQEGQTHLATLHQFLASHLKGLTNSVHILPFYPYTSDDGFSVVDYRQVDANLGDWGDIAVLEGDFKLMFDAVINHISASSAWFQGFLKGESLYQDYFLVADPRLDLSGVTRPRTLPLLTAFETAGGRQHVWTTFSVDQIDLNFRNPQLLLDITELLLFYVSKGASLIRLDAIGYLWKEVGTNCIHLPQTHAVVQLWRAVLDELAPATLLVTETNVPHRDNISYFGDGYNEAQMVYQFPLVPLTLHTLLTGDSSKLRLWARDLAAPSAQTTFFNFLASHDGIGVVPAKGILSDAEIENLVATTLQHGGQVSYKNNPDGSQSPYELNITYFDALSNPTEGEEIKIKRFMASQAILLSFQGMPGIYFHSLFGSPSWQEGFAQTGRARTLNRQKLKLPELEAALADSSTREARIFEAYTELLHLRARHKTFHPNAAQELLETSPAIFALQRTAPDGSERILCLLNVTDRVQTLASISSIIGADHGQEYLDLLSGIKYRANEAVSLDIYQLLWLQG; encoded by the coding sequence ATGGTTGGAATCGGTCAAATCAAGCAGAAACTGGAGTTTATTTACGGCGCTCAATTAGGGCAAGAAACTTTCGATAAGCTGGAAAAGCTTCTGTTGAAATATGCCTTTCTAAAAGAACGTCCGCCAAACCCAGCCGGGCGATTCAGCGAGAAAGACGCAATCTTAATTACCTATGGTGATCAGGTGCAGCAGGAGGGGCAAACCCACCTCGCCACCCTACATCAGTTCCTCGCCTCCCATTTGAAGGGTTTGACCAATAGCGTACATATTCTGCCCTTTTACCCCTATACCAGCGATGATGGCTTTTCGGTGGTTGATTATCGTCAGGTTGATGCCAATCTAGGCGACTGGGGCGATATTGCCGTGCTAGAGGGCGATTTCAAGCTGATGTTCGATGCGGTGATTAATCATATTTCTGCCAGTAGCGCTTGGTTTCAAGGGTTTCTGAAAGGGGAGTCGCTTTACCAAGATTATTTTCTTGTTGCTGACCCGCGTCTTGACCTCTCCGGCGTAACTCGCCCGCGCACTTTGCCTTTGCTAACCGCTTTTGAAACTGCGGGAGGTAGGCAACATGTTTGGACAACCTTTAGCGTCGATCAGATTGACTTGAATTTTAGGAATCCTCAATTGTTACTTGACATAACTGAGTTGCTATTATTCTATGTTTCCAAAGGTGCAAGTTTGATTCGGCTGGATGCCATTGGTTATTTGTGGAAGGAGGTTGGCACAAACTGTATTCACTTGCCCCAAACGCATGCGGTAGTGCAACTGTGGCGCGCCGTACTGGATGAACTCGCGCCTGCTACATTGCTGGTGACTGAAACCAATGTGCCGCACCGTGATAATATCAGCTATTTTGGCGATGGTTATAATGAAGCGCAAATGGTGTACCAGTTCCCGCTTGTACCACTGACCCTGCACACCCTGTTAACGGGAGATTCGAGCAAACTCAGGCTGTGGGCGAGAGATTTGGCTGCCCCTTCTGCGCAAACCACTTTCTTTAACTTTCTAGCTTCGCATGATGGTATAGGAGTAGTTCCGGCAAAGGGCATCCTGAGTGATGCTGAGATTGAGAATCTAGTGGCGACTACTTTGCAGCACGGCGGGCAGGTAAGTTATAAGAACAACCCTGACGGTAGCCAAAGCCCCTATGAACTTAACATAACGTACTTTGATGCATTATCTAACCCTACCGAGGGCGAGGAAATTAAAATCAAGCGATTTATGGCATCACAAGCGATATTGCTATCCTTTCAGGGGATGCCGGGAATTTATTTTCACAGCTTGTTCGGCTCGCCAAGTTGGCAGGAGGGTTTTGCGCAAACCGGACGCGCGCGCACGCTTAATCGTCAGAAGCTTAAACTGCCCGAACTGGAAGCGGCGTTGGCAGACTCGTCAACTAGAGAGGCGCGGATTTTCGAGGCATATACAGAGCTTTTGCACTTAAGGGCAAGGCATAAAACCTTTCATCCCAATGCCGCGCAAGAGCTTTTGGAAACTTCACCCGCTATATTTGCCTTGCAGCGAACTGCGCCGGATGGTTCAGAGCGGATTCTGTGCCTCCTGAATGTGACAGACCGCGTGCAAACTCTTGCTTCTATTTCTAGCATTATAGGCGCTGATCATGGGCAAGAATATCTGGATTTGCTGAGTGGGATTAAATACCGGGCGAACGAAGCGGTTAGCTTGGATATTTACCAGCTTTTGTGGTTGCAAGGTTAG
- a CDS encoding pyridoxal phosphate-dependent aminotransferase has translation MTGFFAEGDLTPNRLEIARRRKQLEGGYLDLTGSNPTSQGLLFPPEILQTASIGYWKTRLYKPDPFGWLPAREAIAHYYASRTPPLSLSVDNIFITASTSEAYSHLFALLCQPGDNVLMPEVTYPLFEYLAAIHHVELRSYRMDEAARWALIPDSLREQVDEHTRAILLISPHNPTGMIIQSAQAVLEEIGLPIICDEVFAEFTYRTTHTPPLGALHPTLPIFHLNGISKLFALPDMKLGWIALSGSALEYRDRLELLNDTYLSASSLVQYMLPTLFEQGMPFVTAMTQRVRDSLARAIEIMGHSRYLKVIPPDGGYYLFPKVETWSDEEALALYLLEQGVLVHPGYYYGYEGAGAHIMVSCLTEPEMLFKGLEILVRALG, from the coding sequence ATGACCGGCTTTTTCGCGGAAGGCGATCTAACCCCAAACCGTCTTGAAATAGCACGCCGCCGCAAACAGTTAGAAGGTGGTTACCTCGACCTTACCGGCAGTAATCCGACTTCGCAAGGCTTGTTGTTTCCCCCTGAAATATTACAGACTGCTTCAATCGGATATTGGAAAACGCGACTCTACAAGCCCGACCCCTTTGGTTGGCTGCCTGCACGTGAAGCTATTGCACACTATTATGCTTCTCGCACTCCTCCTTTATCCTTATCCGTAGATAATATTTTTATTACCGCCAGCACCAGCGAAGCTTACTCGCATCTTTTTGCGCTGCTCTGCCAACCCGGCGATAATGTGCTGATGCCAGAGGTTACATATCCCCTGTTCGAGTATCTTGCCGCAATACACCATGTGGAATTGCGCTCTTATCGTATGGATGAGGCGGCGCGTTGGGCGCTAATACCGGACAGTTTGAGAGAACAGGTTGATGAGCATACCCGCGCAATATTATTGATTTCCCCGCACAACCCAACCGGAATGATAATACAATCGGCGCAAGCGGTGTTGGAAGAAATCGGTTTGCCGATTATATGCGATGAGGTATTTGCCGAATTTACTTATCGAACAACCCATACTCCCCCACTCGGTGCGCTTCATCCCACTTTGCCCATATTTCACCTAAACGGTATTTCCAAACTTTTTGCTTTGCCTGATATGAAGTTAGGCTGGATTGCTCTTTCTGGGTCTGCGCTCGAATATCGCGACAGGTTGGAACTATTGAATGATACCTATTTAAGCGCAAGCTCACTGGTTCAATATATGCTTCCGACGCTATTTGAACAGGGTATGCCCTTTGTTACAGCGATGACGCAGCGGGTGCGGGATAGCCTAGCTAGGGCAATAGAAATCATGGGGCATAGCCGTTATCTAAAGGTTATTCCACCGGACGGCGGTTATTATCTTTTTCCAAAGGTGGAAACTTGGAGTGATGAGGAGGCGTTGGCGCTTTACCTGCTCGAACAAGGGGTGCTGGTACACCCCGGTTATTATTACGGTTATGAAGGGGCGGGCGCGCATATTATGGTGTCGTGTCTTACCGAACCTGAAATGCTTTTCAAAGGGCTGGAAATATTGGTACGCGCTTTAGGTTGA